CAGGGTGGCCTGTAGGGCGTTGGTGATCAGCTGTCCGTCCATGGCTTCCATTACTTTGACCGTGATGGTGTTGCCGCTGGCAGGTACGCTGAAATCCACCGGGGAAGAGGGCTGGCACACGAAATTGTTCACTGCCGGCGTAGTTACCGGTTGGATGAGTGTTTTGCCGTTTTCTGCCACTTTGATACCATCGATATAGGTGGCGAGGATATTAAAATCTTTGAGATCATTGGTGATGATAAAATCGGCGGGATCATTTTCCCGTAGCAGCCCGGTGTTCAGGCCATAGTGCAGTACCGGGTTTACGCAGGCCGCACGTAGCACTTTGAAGAGGTCGATGCCATGGCCCAGCGCACGTTTCACCAGTTGATTGATATGTCCTTCCACGAGGTTGTCCGGATGTTTGTCGTCACTGCAGAACATGATTTTCTCCGGGTGATGGTGCAGCAGGGGTATCAGGGCTTCAAAGTTTTTGGCGGCGCTGCCTTCGCGGATGAGGATGTGCATGCCGTAATCCAGTTTTTCCTGTGCTTCTTCCAGCGTAAAACACTCATGGTCGGTGCTGATGCCGGCTGCAATATATGCCCGGGCTGCTTCGCCGCGAAGTCCCGGTGCGTGGCCGTCGACCGGCTTGTTATGTTTTTGGGCGGCGGCTATTTTGGCCATGACGTCCGGGTCCTGATGCAATACGCCGGGGAAGTTCATCATTTCCGTGAGGTATTTGATATCGTCGCGTTGCAGCAGTTGTTCGATGTCGGCCACTGTAACTGTGGCGCCGGCTGTTTCGAAAACGGTGGCGGGCACACAGGATGGTGCGCCGAAGTTGAATTTAAAAGGGACTGTTTTACCGTTGTCCAGCATAAATTGAACACCTTCAACGCCCATGACGTTGGCTATTTCGTGAGGATCGCTAACGGTAGATACGGTGCCGTGTACGACAGCCAGGCGGGCGAATTCAGAAGGCACCAGCATGGAGCTTTCTATATGGACGTGGGCATCTGTAAACCCCGGCAGGATAAAATGCGGATAGTCGTTGCTGTTACGAACGATCTGCCGGATGTGGCCGTCCCCGATGTGCAGGGTGGCCGGGTAAATTTCCTGTTGCAGGATGTCTACAAGATTGCCTGAGATCTGATAGCTATTCATGCCGTAAAGCTAAGCAATAGCCGGCATTTTCAATGATCACATCTGCGAATGCTAAAGGAGGGTACGTTTTTTGGTACCTTTGTCCATTCAAAAAAATCAACGGGAGTTTATGAGATATGCAAGAGCTTTTTCACTGGCAGCAGGATTGGTAATGGGCGGCATCAGCCTGCAGGCCCAGACGCTGCCTGAAATATTAGAGAAGTACACCGCTGCGCTGGGCGGCGCCGACAAACTGAAGGCGATCAAGACCCAGTATACGGAAGGAGAAATGACATTTGATGCGCAACAGGGAATGAAAGTGCCCATAAAGAAATGGGTGAAGCAGAACGAAGCGATGCGGATGGAATTTGACGTTCAGAACATGAAAAACATACAGGTGGTACGTAAAGATGCAGCCTGGCAATACATGCCGGTTACCACCAATATGAACGTGGAGGAGATAGACCCTTTGGTCAGGAAGCTCATGCAGCCACAGCTGGATGTTACCGGCGAATTGTTTGATTTGGCCGGCAAAGGCAAGAAAGTGGAGCTGGCGGGCCAGGACACGCTGAACGGTGAAAAAGTATATAAACTGAAAGTGACCACGGCCGAAGGAGTCAATGGTTTTGCGTATCTCGATGCAAATACCTTTTATCTGGTGAAGGCCACCAATGAGGTGGAAATCAAGGGGTACAAAACAGAACTGGTAACGCGCTTGTCTGATTACCGGAAGACAGTGGACGGATATGCTTATCCCGCCCAGGTGGAACAAACTACCGGGGATACGAATGTCAGGATCCGTGTGAATAAAGTGGAAGTGAACCAGCCGATGGCGGATTCCCTGTTTGAAAAACCGGTGGCTAAATAAATGAAGGTGCGCAAAACGCCGGGGTGTTGTGCCCCGGCGCTGCGCTATTTATACAGTTTGATCATTTCTTTGGCTTCAGTGGCCAGTTTATCTGCCAGGTGCTGTGGTTCCAGTACCTTCACCTGTGCGCCATAACTCAGCAGCAACATGGTGAGTTCAGGGTTGATGACTACCTGCAGGGCTATACGGCATTCCTTGCTGTTGTCTGCCAGCACCTGCTGGGAGGAATGGATCGGCTGCGATTTGATATAGTTTCCCTGTCTTGGGGAGAAGGACAACACTACTTTCTCCGGTTCGCCTTCATGTACGGTGATTCCGATAGCATGCTGGAAGTAACTGGCATCATCAAAATTCTTTTCATCAAAATGTTTCATGGTAGGCCATAGGTTCACCACCCTGTCGAGGGCAAAGGTGATGACTGCGCCGCCTCTGGTTTGCTGGCTTTTGCCGATCAGGTAAAAGCGGTGCTGGTATTCCCGCAAATGGTATGGT
The Chitinophaga varians genome window above contains:
- the ade gene encoding adenine deaminase gives rise to the protein MNSYQISGNLVDILQQEIYPATLHIGDGHIRQIVRNSNDYPHFILPGFTDAHVHIESSMLVPSEFARLAVVHGTVSTVSDPHEIANVMGVEGVQFMLDNGKTVPFKFNFGAPSCVPATVFETAGATVTVADIEQLLQRDDIKYLTEMMNFPGVLHQDPDVMAKIAAAQKHNKPVDGHAPGLRGEAARAYIAAGISTDHECFTLEEAQEKLDYGMHILIREGSAAKNFEALIPLLHHHPEKIMFCSDDKHPDNLVEGHINQLVKRALGHGIDLFKVLRAACVNPVLHYGLNTGLLRENDPADFIITNDLKDFNILATYIDGIKVAENGKTLIQPVTTPAVNNFVCQPSSPVDFSVPASGNTITVKVMEAMDGQLITNALQATLPVQDGHIACDTQQDVIKLVVVNRYRQAPPAIAFIRGFGLQRGAIASSVAHDSHNIIAAGIDDASICTAINGIIAHRGGISVAENEAVQVLPLPVAGLMSNLDGYTVAQQYSHFDQAAKQLGSTLASPYMTLSFMALLVIPHLKLSDLGLFDGDKFAFTAIEA